The DNA sequence GGCGTCGGTCGAAATCCAGGTCATCCTGCGTCATGATGTTGTCAACCAAATCAATGTCAATTTGGTTGACAGTATACCCACATAAATTACACTGGCGAGACTTTTTCACCCGGAGCAATGATGATGACTGAACGTGTAAACTGGACCCTGGAGCAGGCTCAGGCCCTGTTTGATAAGCCTTTTTTGGAGCTGATGTTTGAAGCGCAACAGGTGCATCGTCAGCATTTTGATCCGCGTCAGGTGCAGGTCAGCACGCTGTTATCGATTAAAACCGGTGCCTGCCCGGAAGACTGCAAATACTGCCCGCAAAGCGCCCGTTACCGCACCGGCATTGAAACTGAACGCCTGATGCAGGTTGAACAGGTGCTGGATTCGGCACGGCAGGCCAAAGCCGCCGGTTCGACCCGATTCTGTATGGGGGCGGCGTGGAAAAACCCGCACGAGCGCGATATGCCGTATCTGGAAGAGATGGTGCGTGGCGTGAAAGAGCTGGGCATGGAAACCTGCATGACGCTGGGCACGCTGCATGGCGATCAGGCCCAGCGGCTGGCGGCGGCGGGGCTCGACTTTTATAACCACAATCTGGATACCTCGCCGGAATTCTACGGCAACATCATCACCACCCGGACTTATCAAGAGCGGCTCGATACGCTCGATAAGGTGCGCGGTGCGGGCATCAAAGTCTGCTCCGGCGGCATTGTCGGGCTGGGGGAGACG is a window from the Dickeya lacustris genome containing:
- the bioB gene encoding biotin synthase BioB; translated protein: MTERVNWTLEQAQALFDKPFLELMFEAQQVHRQHFDPRQVQVSTLLSIKTGACPEDCKYCPQSARYRTGIETERLMQVEQVLDSARQAKAAGSTRFCMGAAWKNPHERDMPYLEEMVRGVKELGMETCMTLGTLHGDQAQRLAAAGLDFYNHNLDTSPEFYGNIITTRTYQERLDTLDKVRGAGIKVCSGGIVGLGETVRDRAGLLVQLANLPTPPESVPINMLVKVKGTPLAENDDVDAFDFIRTIAVARIMMPSSHVRLSAGREQMSEQTQAMCFMAGANSIFYGCKLLTTPNPKEDKDVQLFRKLGLNPQQTQTEYGDNQQQQHLTEQLLHADTEHYYNAAV